A stretch of the Medicago truncatula cultivar Jemalong A17 chromosome 5, MtrunA17r5.0-ANR, whole genome shotgun sequence genome encodes the following:
- the LOC11427454 gene encoding late embryogenesis abundant protein At5g17165 translates to MAANSSSGSITTFGKRVINQIWKNNNSISSSPPLSLASRRAAYSSVYDKNADDQIHSEPVPDDVIQATQSTKYWAPNPHTGVFGPPGEHASGFHSASSTTNASAAAGSVLEEKAWFRPTSIEDLEKPHPNP, encoded by the exons ATGGCAGCCAATTCGAGCAGCGGATCGATCACTACCTTCGGGAAAAGAGTCATCAACCAGATCTGGAAGAACAACAACTCCATCTCTTCCTCTCCTCCTCTCTCCCTCGCATCAAG GAGGGCAGCATACAGTTCAGTGTACGACAAGAACGCTGATGATCAGATCCACTCTGAACCTGTTCCTGATGATGTGATCCAGGCAACTCAATCCACCAAATACTGGGCCCCAAACCCACATACTGGGGTATTTGGGCCCCCAGGAGAGCACGCCAGTGGCTTCCATTCAGCCAGCTCCACCACGAATGCAAGTGCTGCTGCAGGTTCTGTGCTGGAGGAAAAGGCTTGGTTTCGTCCCACCAGCATTGAGGACTTGGAGAAGCCCCACCCTAATCCTTAA
- the LOC11439958 gene encoding uncharacterized protein encodes MNCSCSSSTMILFDSRPCFKFKKPFLINPSPSFGIQIKPSFKFNKDHYRQSYCKAVFVDDAPFAAAIGACMLTSLILPVPVATEEEEESSLTSTDTRLAVMGIMSFIPYFNWLSWVFAWLDTGNRRYAVYSLVYLAPYLRSNLSISPEDSWLPIASILFCIVHIQLEASIRNGDVQGFQLFRNVMDQQSSSSKKKGRLNRHQEMSKGSKNEKKNLLSAEEPSRDIGGWEDSQRPVEYQQRLHDTIDGDSEDKSKH; translated from the exons ATGAATTGCTCTTGTTCTTCTTCAACTATGATCCTCTTCGATTCACGCCCatgtttcaaattcaaaaaaccATTTCTCATCAATCCTTCACCCTCCTTCGGAATTCAAATCAAACCCAGCTTCAAATTCAATAAAGATCATTATAGACAAAGCTACTGCAAGGCAGTGTTCGTCGATGATGCTCCGTTCGCCGCCGCAATCGGTGCTTGCATGCTCACTTCTTTGATTCTTCCGGTACCTGTTGCCACCGAAGAGGAAGAAGAATCTTCTTTAACTTCAACGGATACAAGGTTGGCTGTTATGGGGATCATGAGTTTCATTCCTTATTTTAATTGGCTt AGTTGGGTTTTTGCGTGGCTTGATACTGGTAATCGTCGTTATGCTGTTTACTCACTTGTTTATTTAGCTCCTTATCTCAG GTCAAATCTATCAATTTCGCCCGAGGATAGCTGGCTGCCAATTGCTAGTATTCTCTTCTGTATTGTTCACATTCAG CTAGAAGCAAGCATCAGAAATGGAGATGTTCAGGGGTTTCAGCTATTTCGGAACGTTATGGATCAGCAATCATCAAGTTCGAAGAAGAAAGGACGTCTGAATCGGCATCAAGAAATGTCTAAG GGAAGcaagaatgaaaagaaaaacctaTTATCTGCTGAAGAACCATCAAGAGACATTGGGGGTTGGGAAGATTCTCAAAGGCCTGTAGAATACCAGCAACGCTTGCATGACACCATAGATGGTGATAGCGAAGATAAGAGTAAGCACTAA
- the LOC11427455 gene encoding protein PLANT CADMIUM RESISTANCE 10 isoform X2 encodes MFILKHLLFFFVYVSFLLRLLRSNFNHNQINPTNNSIIVTTNMKNQVGYVPPAYIPLGQSDSEAMSLSPLHHGGSSSNVSNQWSSGICACFDDMQSCCIGCLCPCYLFGKNAEFLGSGTFMGSCVTHFILWSLVNTACCLLTDGLFLGLPGCLVSCYACGYRNTLRSKYNLPEAPCGDFVTHFCCHLCAICQEYREICERAGDSEATDMKLAVVTAPPVQTMQSDSSQ; translated from the exons ATGTTCATCCTGAAgcatcttttattctttttcgtTTATGTTTCATTCCTTCTCCGATTACTTAGATCcaatttcaatcataatcaaattAATCCAAC TAACAATTCCATTATTGTAACAACAAATATGAAGAACCAAGTTGGTTATGTTCCACCTGCTTACATTCCATTGGGTCAATCAGATTCAGAGGCAATGAGTCTCTCTCCTCTACACCATGGTGGTAGTAGTAGCAATGTTTCAAATCAATGGTCTTCTGGAATCTGTGCTTGTTTCGATGATATGCAGAGCT GTTGTATAGGTTGTCTTTGTCCTTGCTACCTCTTTGGGAAGAATGCAGAATTTCTAGGTTCTGGCACGTTCATGGGATCATGTGTTACCCATTTTATATTGTGGAGTCTTGTTAATACAGCCTGCTGCTTGTTAACCGATGGCCTGTTTTTGGGATTACCTGGATGCCTTGTTTCATGTTATGCTTGTGGCTACCGCAATACCTTAAGATCAAAGTATAATTTGCCG GAAGCACCATGTGGGGATTTTGTAACCCATTTTTGCTGTCATTTGTGTGCCATTTGTCAAGAGTACCGTGAAATATGCGAAAGAGCTGGGGATTCTGAAGCTACAGATATGAAGCTGGCAGTAGTTACAGCTCCACCAGTCCAGACAATGCAGTCGGATTCCAGTCAGTAA
- the LOC11427455 gene encoding protein PLANT CADMIUM RESISTANCE 10 isoform X1, protein MKNQVGYVPPAYIPLGQSDSEAMSLSPLHHGGSSSNVSNQWSSGICACFDDMQSCCIGCLCPCYLFGKNAEFLGSGTFMGSCVTHFILWSLVNTACCLLTDGLFLGLPGCLVSCYACGYRNTLRSKYNLPEAPCGDFVTHFCCHLCAICQEYREICERAGDSEATDMKLAVVTAPPVQTMQSDSSQ, encoded by the exons ATGAAGAACCAAGTTGGTTATGTTCCACCTGCTTACATTCCATTGGGTCAATCAGATTCAGAGGCAATGAGTCTCTCTCCTCTACACCATGGTGGTAGTAGTAGCAATGTTTCAAATCAATGGTCTTCTGGAATCTGTGCTTGTTTCGATGATATGCAGAGCT GTTGTATAGGTTGTCTTTGTCCTTGCTACCTCTTTGGGAAGAATGCAGAATTTCTAGGTTCTGGCACGTTCATGGGATCATGTGTTACCCATTTTATATTGTGGAGTCTTGTTAATACAGCCTGCTGCTTGTTAACCGATGGCCTGTTTTTGGGATTACCTGGATGCCTTGTTTCATGTTATGCTTGTGGCTACCGCAATACCTTAAGATCAAAGTATAATTTGCCG GAAGCACCATGTGGGGATTTTGTAACCCATTTTTGCTGTCATTTGTGTGCCATTTGTCAAGAGTACCGTGAAATATGCGAAAGAGCTGGGGATTCTGAAGCTACAGATATGAAGCTGGCAGTAGTTACAGCTCCACCAGTCCAGACAATGCAGTCGGATTCCAGTCAGTAA
- the LOC25494502 gene encoding putative pentatricopeptide repeat-containing protein At1g12700, mitochondrial, with product MGAYTAVISHAQQLESRSDQIQVFPDIDTWKILITCHSRKCKMASAFSLFYKLIKSGHHPSTSTLNDLFHGLFLQGGMHKVFPFYNDVLLKGFKLDETSYYFLISGLCKIGETEKAIELLRQNITPCVVTYHNLIYGYCIVGQFKQAIALFRKLEALKYMDPSVYVPTEREVKAAKSTTALMIKGGVKPIVAGYHSVIGEPYKGEGQIDKIAQLVETLRRYKLNFAGTIRLRLIMVMIIPKRLFNVGLFN from the exons ATGGGGGCATACACCGCTGTTATTTCTCATGCTCAACAATTGGAATCCCGGTCTGATCAGATTCAGGTTTTCCCAGACATTGATACTTGGAAAATCCTCATCACTTGTCACTCTAGAAAATGTAAGATGGCTTCAGCTTTCTCTTTATTCTATAAACTCATCAAGTCCGGTCATCATCCTAGTACTTCCACCTTGAATGATCTTTTCCATGGTCTTTTTCTCCAAGGTGGGATGCACAAAGTATTTCCCTTTTATAATGATGTCTTATTAAAGGGTTTTAAGTTAGACGAGACtagttattattttctaatCAGTGGGTTATGTAAGATAGGAGAAACTGAAAAAGCCATAGAGTTGTTGAGACAG AACATCACCCCTTGTGTTGTCACATATCATAATCTAATCTATGGTTATTGCATCGTTGGTCAATTTAAACAAGCAATTGCCTTGTTTAGAAAATTGGAGGCATTAAAATACATGGATCCAAGTGTTTATGTTCCTACTGAAAGAGAGGTGAAAGCTGCTAAAAGTACAACTGCTCTTATGATAAAAGGTGGTGTCAAACCTATTGTTGCTGGTTATCACTCGGTGATTGGTGAACCATACAAAGGAGAAGGACAAATCGATAAGATTGCACAATTGGTGGAAACATTGCGACGTTACAAATTAAACTTTGCCGGTACAATTCGACTCCGATTAATTATGGTTATGATTATACCAAAGAGACTATTTAATGTGGGCTTGTTCAACTAA
- the LOC11436182 gene encoding pentatricopeptide repeat-containing protein At1g71420, which translates to MNMIFLGANNFTTLMLQSKKLMHHVFPKFCILQNLYYASIAQPETIARNVNTQIHTLSLQGNLEKALSLVYTNPSLTLQDYAFLFHACAQKKYIKQGMALHHYILNKHPKIQNDIFLTNNLLNMYCKCGHLDYARYLFDQMPRRNFVSWTVLVSGYAQFGLIRECFALFSGMLACFRPNEFAFASVLCACEEQDVKYGLQVHAAALKMSLDFSVYVANALITMYSKCSGGFGGSCDQTTDDAWMVFKSMEYRNLISWNSMISGFQFRGLGDKAIGLFAHMYCNGIRFNSTTLLGVLSSLNHCMSTSDDINNTHHLKNCFQLHCLTVKSGLISEVEVVTALVKSYADLGGHISDCFKLFLDTSGEHDIVSWTAIISVFAERDPEQAFLLFCQLHRENFVLDRHTFSIALKACAYFVTEKNATEVHSQVMKQGFHNDTVVSNALIHAYGRSGSLALSEQVFTEMGCHDLVSWNSMLKSYAIHGRAKDALDLFKQMDVHPDSATFVALLAACSHAGLVEEGTQIFNSMTESHGIAPHLDHYSCMVDLYGRAGKIFEAEELIRKMPMKPDSVIWSSLLGSCRKHGEADLAKLAADKFKVLDPKNSLAYIQMSNIYSSGGSFIEAGLIRKEMRDSKVRKRPGLSWVEVGKQVHEFTSGGQHHPKRQAILSRLETLIGQLKEMGYAPEIGSALHDIEVEHIEDQLFHHSEKMALVFAIMNEGISPCAGNVIKIMKNIRICVDCHNFMKLASKLFQKEIVVRDSNRFHHFKYATCSCNDYW; encoded by the coding sequence ATGAATATGATATTTCTTGGTGCAAATAACTTCACCACATTGATGTTGCAATCCAAAAAGCTTATGCACCATGTGTTCCCCAAATTTTGTATATTACAGAATCTCTATTACGCTTCAATTGCACAACCAGAAACCATAGCCAGAAACGTAAACACACAAATACACACTCTTTCATTACAAGGAAACCTTGAAAAAGCACTTTCACTTGTTTACACCAACCCTTCTTTAACCCTTCAAGACTATGCATTTCTCTTCCATGCTTGTGCTCAGAAAAAATACATCAAACAAGGCATGGCATTGCATCATTACATACTTAACAAACAccccaaaattcaaaatgatatttttcttactAATAACCTCTTAAACATGTACTGTAAATGTGGCCATTTAGATTATGCACGCTACCTGTTTGATCAAATGCCGAGAAGAAACTTTGTTTCTTGGACTGTTCTTGTTTCTGGGTATGCGCAGTTTGGTTTAATTAGAGAGTGTTTCGCTTTATTCTCTGGTATGTTGGCGTGTTTTCGACCCAATGAATTTGCTTTTGCAAGTGTGCTCTGTGCTTGTGAAGAGCAAGATGTTAAATATGGCTTGCAGGTACATGCTGCTGCTTTGAAAATGTCGTTGGATTTCAGTGTATATGTTGCAAATGCTCTTATTACGATGTATAGCAAGTGTTCTGGTGGTTTCGGTGGAAGTTGTGATCAAACCACGGATGATGCGTGGATGGTGTTCAAGTCGATGGAGTACAGAAATCTTATATCTTGGAATTCGATGATTTCAGGTTTTCAATTCCGTGGACTTGGCGACAAAGCTATTGGTCTGTTTGCGCATATGTATTGCAATGGAATTAGGTTTAACAGTACCACGTTACTCGGTGTTTTATCTTCTTTGAATCATTGCATGAGTACTTCGGatgacatcaacaacacacATCATCTGAAGAACTGTTTTCAATTACACTGTCTCACAGTTAAAAGTGGTCTTATTTCAGAAGTTGAAGTGGTAACTGCATTGGTAAAATCCTATGCAGACCTAGGGGGTCACATTTCTGACTGTTTTAAGCTCTTCCTTGATACAAGCGGTGAACATGATATTGTGTCATGGACTGCTATTATTTCTGTGTTTGCAGAGCGCGATCCTGAGCAAGCTTTCCTTCTTTTCTGTCAACTTCATCGAGAAAATTTTGTGTTGGACCGGCACACATTCTCAATTGCCTTAAAAGCTTGCGCGTACTTTGTCACTGAGAAAAATGCAACCGAAGTTCACTCACAAGTAATGAAACAAGGGTTTCACAACGACACAGTTGTTTCAAATGCCTTGATACATGCTTATGGGAGGTCTGGCTCCTTAGCTTTGTCTGAACAAGTTTTTACCGAAATGGGTTGCCACGATTTggtttcttggaattcaatgcTCAAGTCTTATGCCATTCACGGTCGAGCTAAAGATGCACTGGATCTCTTTAAGCAAATGGATGTTCATCCAGATTCTGCAACCTTTGTTGCGCTTCTCGCGGCATGCAGCCACGCTGGACTTGTTGAAGAAGGAACACAAATTTTCAACTCTATGACTGAAAGTCATGGTATTGCTCCTCATTTAGATCACTATTCCTGCATGGTTGACCTTTACGGACGAGCTGGAAAGATATTTGAGGCAGAGGAGTTGATACGCAAAATGCCAATGAAACCTGATTCTGTAATTTGGAGTTCATTACTCGGATCTTGCAGGAAGCATGGTGAGGCTGACTTGGCCAAATTGGCAGCCGATAAATTCAAAGTGTTAGATCCTAAAAACTCGTTGGCGTACATACAAATGTCAAACATATATTCCTCTGGAGGTAGTTTTATTGAAGCTGGATTGATTCGGAAGGAAATGAGAGACTCTAAAGTGAGAAAAAGACCTGGTTTAAGCTGGGTTGAGGTCGGGAAGCAGGTTCATGAATTCACATCTGGTGGCCAACATCATCCGAAAAGGCAGGCTATATTGAGCCGGCTCGAGACATTGATTGGACAATTGAAAGAAATGGGCTATGCTCCAGAGATTGGCTCAGCTTTGCATGACATTGAAGTGGAGCACATAGAAGACCAATTGTTTCATCATAGTGAGAAGATGGCATTGGTATTTGCTATAATGAATGAAGGAATTTCGCCTTGTGCTGGAAATGTCATTAAAATTATGAAGAATATTCGTATTTGTGTGGATTGTCATAACTTTATGAAATTAGCGTCAAAACTGTTTCAGAAGGAGATTGTCGTAAGAGATTCAAATCGCTTTCACCATTTCAAATATGCAACATGCTCTTGTAATGACTATTGGTAA